The proteins below come from a single Metarhizium brunneum chromosome 1, complete sequence genomic window:
- the GYP7 gene encoding GTPase-activating protein → MTLTPSAPEHQDSALPASPSASFYAMSDDEEGGYNTITHAETGRGVKLLFSKSKVYVHPTPSAKDNIPGYIALLQQKPPTSGRPTSSSSHESIAPGSSDLLLAWVPESALGDSTSIYVKVDLCDGDSPPKQSYLVPPPPTVTSHSGSVGGYSFAVPVSAVYSLLVRPPSIGWWYGSIIINSRAGDSFPALFFHDNECQSTILQKKKLTRDNFDPFGESGQMFWGADEVLRWLKRYVKIERSGAEPNIYLVEPTKDDLEGFGSKTAGVSKQITPGDKAAGSSREAQMDPFVKFVKETGWNIMNQFSKVTTFTRRAAQDFAENNNLPPQVKRLLRNPEVQTLQDEFDSARIYLARWAMGIAEQSERDRRGRIWTVKDVVDLEDTDVGEFELLEGASALSLEERRRPVTMAEWETFFDPETGRLSLTVDEVKERIFHGGLDAEDGVRKEAWLFLLGVYEWYGTADERKAQIASLRDQYYRLKHSWWERLEGDGGEGEAGEWWREQRGRIEKDVHRTDRNVPIFQGEDAPHPDPNSPFADVGTNVHLEQMKEMLLTYNEYNKDLGYVQGMSDLLSPIYAVIQDDAIAFWGFQKFMERMERNFLRDQSGMRGQLLTLDQLVNFMDPKLWNHLQSADSTNFFFFFRMILVWYKREFGWVDILRLWEGLWTDYLSAEFHIFVALAILEKHRDVIMGHLKAFDEVLKYVNELSNTMDLESTLIRAEALFRKFQRLVEAVDKKQNFPGPRASCSSEAPSPQPQSQTQTPPKGKETETQQKIISPELRNLLNRKVEVLSRKTVAQKGDGMPGK, encoded by the exons ATGACATTGACGCCGTCCGCGCCCGAGCACCAAGATTCAGCCCTACCTGCGTCTCCGTCGGCCAGTTTCTACGCCATGagtgacgatgaagagggcGGCTACAACACCATTACACATGCCGAGACGGGGCGCGGCGTGAAGCTGCTGTTTTCCAAGAGCAAG GTCTACGTTCACCCGACCCCTTCGGCAAAGGACAATATACCGGGCTACATAGCCCTGCTGCAACAAAAGCCGCCGACTTCCGGACGCCCaacctcgtcatcctcccaCGAGTCGATAGCCCCCGGCTCGTCCGATCTTCTACTGGCTTGGGTTCCGGAATCAGCACTTGGGGACTCGACCAGCATATACGTCAAGGTTGATCTCTGCGATGGCGACTCGCCACCAAAACAGTCCTACCTCGTCCCCCCTCCGCCTACCGTCACGTCTCACAGCGGGTCGGTGGGCGGCTACTCCTTTGCTGTTCCCGTCAGCGCCGTCTATTCTCTCCTTGTGCGGCCACCGAGTATTGGATGGTGGTATggctccatcatcatcaactcCAGAGCCGGGGATAGCTTCCCTGCGCTGTTCTTTCACGACAATGAGTGCCAGAGTACCATTttgcaaaagaagaagctgacCAGGGATAACTTTGATCCATTTGGCGAATCTGGACAGATGTTTTGGGGAGCAGACGAAGTCTTACGATGGCTCAAGCGATATGTCAAGATTGAACGATCAGGTGCTGAACCCAATATCTATCTTGTAGAGCCCACCAAGGACGACCTTGAAGGGTTCGGCTCCAAGACTGCAGGCGTGTCAAAGCAAATCACGCCGGGTGATAAGGCTGCGGGGAGCAGTCGTGAAGCCCAAATGGATCCGTTTGTCAAATTTGTCAAGGAAACGGGCTGGAACATTATGAATCAGTTCAGCAAAGTCACGACGTTTACGAGGAGAGCGGCCCAAGACTTTGCCGAGAATAACAACCTGCCCCCGCAGGTGAAGAGACTGCTGAGGAACCCCGAAGTACAGACTCTCCAAGATGAGTTTGATAGTGCCAGAATTTACCTTGCCCGTTGGGCCATGGGTATTGCGGAGCAAAGCGAGCGGGATCGACGTGGCCGCATTTGGACCGTTAAGGACGTCGTTGATCTGGAGGACACGGATGTGGGGGAATTTGAGCTTCTCGAAGGAGCGAGTGCCTTGTCTCTAGAAGAGAGACGGAGACCAGTTACCATGGCCGAATGGGAGACGTTTTTTGACCCCGAAACCGGTCGGTTGTCATTGACCGTGGACGAGGTCAAGGAGCGCATCTtccatggcggcctcgacgccgaggacggtGTCCGCAAGGAAGCCTGGCTATTCCTTCTAGGTGTATATGAGTGGTACGGAACCGCGGACGAACGAAAGGCGCAGATTGCCTCACTCCGGGATCAATATTACCGGCTGAAGCACTCCTGGTGGGAGAGACTCGAGGGCGACGGGGGCGAAGGCGAAGCAGGAGAATGGTGGCGGGAACAAAGGGGCAGAATCG AAAAGGACGTCCACCGAACAGACCGCAATGTTCCCATCTTCCAGGGAGAAGATGCACCCCATCCCGACCCCAACTCTCCCTTTGCCGACGTCGGCACAAATGTCCACCTTGAGCAAATGAAGGAAATGCTCCTCACATACAACGAGTACAACAAAGACTTGGGATACGTCCAGGGAATGTCGGACCTGCTCTCCCCCATCTACGCCGTCATTCAAGACGACGCCATTGCATTCTGGGGATTCCAGAAATTCATGGAGCGCATGGAGCGCAACTTTTTGCGTGACCAGTCGGGCATGCGTGGCCAGCTGCTCACGCTAGACCAACTCGTCAACTTCATGGACCCCAAGTTGTGGAACCACCTGCAGTCGGCAGACAGcaccaacttcttcttcttcttccggATGATTCTGGTGTGGTACAAGCGTGAGTTTGGGTGGGTAGACATCCTGCGGCTGTGGGAGGGCTTGTGGACGGACTACCTGAGCGCCGAGTTTCACATATTCGTCGCGTTGGCCATTCTAGAGAAGCACAGGGATGTCATCATGGGGCATCTCAAGGCCTTTGATGAGGTTTTAAAATATG TCAACGAGCTGTCCAACACCATGGACCTCGAATCAACGCTCATCCGCGCAGAAGCTCTGTTCCGCAAATTCCAACGCCTAGTAGAAGCCGTTGACAAGAAACAGAATTTCCCTGGTCCCAGGGCAAGCTGCTCCTCCGAGGCGCCATCGCCACAGCCACAGTCACAAACACAGACACCACCCAAGGGCAAAGAAACAGAGACGCAGCAAAAGATCATCTCGCCCGAACTCAGGAATCTGTTAAATAGAAAAGTTGAGGTCCTGTCTCGCAAGACGGTTGCACAAAAGGGCGACGGCATGCCTGGGAAGTAA
- the mak16 gene encoding Protein mak16 encodes MASDEIIWQIINQQFCSFKLKTDKKQNFCRNEYNVTGLCNRQSCPLANSRYATVRQHPTKQTLYLYMKTVERAHLPSKMWEKIKLSDNYTKALEQIDERLIYWPKFLLHKCKQRLTRLTQVQIRMRRIAAEEERLGEKLVPKMAPKIKHREEARERKAEAAAKLERTIERELVERLRQGAYGDQPLNVSEDIWKKVLNAMERDGQGERDEDLDEGVDSEAEDEEVDSEAEDGDKEIQYVSDIDESEAELDELEDWLESEEEDEDEQEDDSEAEEDKVGAKRKRGRVVKMNNKKAKQEKEKLTLTHDLAW; translated from the exons ATGGCCTCGGATGAGATTATTTGGCAAATTATCAACCAGCAGTTTTGCTCGTTCAAATTAAA AAcggacaagaagcagaaTTTCTGCCGCAATGAATACAACGTCACCGGCCTCTGCAACCGACAGTCATGTCCGCTCGCCAATTCGCGGTACGCCACGGTGCGGCAGCACCCGACCAAGCAGACGCTGTACCTGTACATGAAGACAGTCGAGCGCGCGCACCTGCCGTCCAAGATGTGGGAGAAGATCAAGCTGTCCGACAACTACACCAAAGCGCTGGAGCAGATTGACGAGCGGCTCATCTACTGGCCCAAGTTCCTCTTGCACAAGTGCAAGCAGCGCCTCACACGGCTGACGCAGGTGCAGATCCGCATGAGGAGgattgccgccgaggaggagcgccTGGGCGAGAAGCTGGTGCCCAAGATGGCGCCCAAGATCAAGCACCGCGAGGAGGCGAGGGAgcgcaaggccgaggccgcggcTAAGCTGGAGCGCACCATTGAGCGGGAGCTGGTTGAGCGTCTGCGACAGGGTGCGTACGGTGACCAGCCGCTCAACGTCAGcgaggacatctggaagaaGGTGCTCAATGCTATGGAGAGGGACGGCCAGGGCGAGCGGGACGAGGACCTGGATGAGGGCGTCGACTCGGAggccgaagacgaggaggtgGACAGCGAGGCAGAGGATGGCGACAAGGAGATCCAGTATGTGTCGGATATTGACGAGagcgaggccgagctggacgagtTGGAGGACTGGCTGGagagcgaggaggaggacgaggatgagcaAGAGGATGAtagcgaggccgaggaggacaaggTCGGGGCTAAGCGCAAGCGCGGCCGCGTCGTCAAGATGAACAATAAGAAGGCTAagcaggagaaggagaagttGACCCTCACCCACGACCTGGCCTGGTGA
- the vps55 gene encoding Vacuolar protein sorting-associated protein 55 produces the protein MPTAGLKTIISLSFVLAVGFLLVILSCALYQSYFPLLVVATYVVAPLPNWICSRCANPDDFVESSGAAVLDLGRFLTGFLVVMGMALPIVLAHSDLIRVEAMVMSIVGGLLIYGTIISFSLFFHEEQEF, from the exons ATGCCTACCGCCGGCCTCAaaaccatcatctccctctccttcgTGCTCGCCGTCGGGTTCCTGCTCGTCATCCTCTCGTGCGCCCTGTACCAGTCGTACTTCCCGCTCCTCGTGGTCGCCACATACGTTGTCGCCCCTCTGCCCAACTGGATCTGCAGCCGGTGCGCCAACCCCGATGACTTTGTGGAGAGCTCTGGCGCCGCCGTGCTCGACTTGGGACGGTTTCTCACGGGCTTCCTGGTTGTAATGGGAATGG CTCTTCCTATTGTTCTCGCTCACTCCGACCTCATCCGCGTCGAGGCCATGGTCATGTCGATAGTGGGCGGCTTGTTGATCTACGGAACCATCATCAGCTTCAGCTTGTTCTTCCACGAGGAGCAGGAATTCTAA